In Chlorocebus sabaeus isolate Y175 chromosome 5, mChlSab1.0.hap1, whole genome shotgun sequence, one genomic interval encodes:
- the IST1 gene encoding IST1 homolog isoform X1 — MLGSGFKAERLRVNLRLVINRLKLLEKKKTELAQKARKEIADYLAAGKDERARIRVEHIIREDYLVEAMEILELYCDLLLARFGLIQSMKELDSGLAESVSTLIWAAPRLQSEVAELKIVADQLCAKYSKEYGKLCRTNQIGTVNDRLMHKLSVEAPPKILVERYLIEIAKNYNVPYEPDSVVMAEAPPGVDTDLIDVGFTDDVKKGGPGRGGGGGFTAPVGGPDGTVPMPMPMPSANTPFSYPLPKGPSDFNGLPMGTFQAFPNIHPPQIPATPPSYESVDDVNADKNISSAQIVGPGPKPEASAKLPSRPADNYDNFVLPELPSVPDTLPTASAGASTSASEDIDFDDLSRRFEELKKKT; from the exons ATGCTGGGCTCTGGATTTAAAGCTGAGCGCTTAAGAGTGAATTTGAGATTAGTCATAAATCGCCTTAAactattggagaaaaaaaaaa CGGAACTGGCCCAGAAAGCGAGAAAGGAGATTGCTGACTATCTGGCTGCTGGGAAAGATGAACGAGCTCGGATCCGTGTTGAGCACATTATCCGGGAAGACTACCTGGTGGAGGCCATGGAGATCCTGGAGCTGTACTGTGACCTGCTGCTGGCTCGGTTTGGCCTTATCCAGTCTATGAA GGAACTAGATTCTGGTCTGGCTGAATCTGTGTCTACATTGATCTGGGCTGCTCCTCGACTCCAGTCAGAAGTGGCTGAGTTGAAAATA gttGCTGATCAGCTCTGTGCCAAGTATAGCAAGGAGTATGGCAAGCTATGTAGGACCAACCAGATTGGAACTGTGAATGACAGG CTCATGCACAAGCTGAGTGTGGAAGCCCCACCCAAAATCCTGGTGGAGAGATACCTGATTGAAATTGCGAAGAATTACAATGTACCCTATGAACCTGACTCTGTGGTCATG GCAGAAGCTCCTCCTGGGGTAGATACAGATCTTATTGATGTTGGATTCACAGATGATGTGAAGAAAGGAGGCCCTGGAAGAGGAGGGGGTGGTGGGTTCACAGCACCAGTTGGTGGACCTGATGGAACGGTGCCAATGCCAATGCCCATGCCATCTGCAAATACGCCTTTCTCATATCCACTGCCAAAGGGACCT TCAGATTTCAATGGATTGCCAATGGGGACTTTTCAGGCCTTTCCCAATATTCATCCACCTCAGATACCAGCAACTCCCCCATCGTACGAATCT GTAGATGACGTTAATGCTGATAAGAATATCTCTTCTGCACAGATTGTTG GTCCTGGACCCAAACCAGAAGCCTCtgcaaagcttccttccagaccTGCGGATAACTATGACAACTTTGTCCTACCAGAGTTGCCATCTGTGCCAGACACACTACCAACTGCATCTGCTGGTGCCAGCACCTCAGCATCTGAAGACATTGACTTTGATGATCTTTCCCGGAGGTTTGAagagctgaaaaagaaaacatag
- the IST1 gene encoding IST1 homolog isoform X2, with the protein MLGSGFKAERLRVNLRLVINRLKLLEKKKTELAQKARKEIADYLAAGKDERARIRVEHIIREDYLVEAMEILELYCDLLLARFGLIQSMKELDSGLAESVSTLIWAAPRLQSEVAELKIVADQLCAKYSKEYGKLCRTNQIGTVNDRLMHKLSVEAPPKILVERYLIEIAKNYNVPYEPDSVVMAEAPPGVDTDLIDVGFTDDVKKGGPGRGGGGGFTAPVGGPDGTVPMPMPMPSANTPFSYPLPKGPVDDVNADKNISSAQIVGPGPKPEASAKLPSRPADNYDNFVLPELPSVPDTLPTASAGASTSASEDIDFDDLSRRFEELKKKT; encoded by the exons ATGCTGGGCTCTGGATTTAAAGCTGAGCGCTTAAGAGTGAATTTGAGATTAGTCATAAATCGCCTTAAactattggagaaaaaaaaaa CGGAACTGGCCCAGAAAGCGAGAAAGGAGATTGCTGACTATCTGGCTGCTGGGAAAGATGAACGAGCTCGGATCCGTGTTGAGCACATTATCCGGGAAGACTACCTGGTGGAGGCCATGGAGATCCTGGAGCTGTACTGTGACCTGCTGCTGGCTCGGTTTGGCCTTATCCAGTCTATGAA GGAACTAGATTCTGGTCTGGCTGAATCTGTGTCTACATTGATCTGGGCTGCTCCTCGACTCCAGTCAGAAGTGGCTGAGTTGAAAATA gttGCTGATCAGCTCTGTGCCAAGTATAGCAAGGAGTATGGCAAGCTATGTAGGACCAACCAGATTGGAACTGTGAATGACAGG CTCATGCACAAGCTGAGTGTGGAAGCCCCACCCAAAATCCTGGTGGAGAGATACCTGATTGAAATTGCGAAGAATTACAATGTACCCTATGAACCTGACTCTGTGGTCATG GCAGAAGCTCCTCCTGGGGTAGATACAGATCTTATTGATGTTGGATTCACAGATGATGTGAAGAAAGGAGGCCCTGGAAGAGGAGGGGGTGGTGGGTTCACAGCACCAGTTGGTGGACCTGATGGAACGGTGCCAATGCCAATGCCCATGCCATCTGCAAATACGCCTTTCTCATATCCACTGCCAAAGGGACCT GTAGATGACGTTAATGCTGATAAGAATATCTCTTCTGCACAGATTGTTG GTCCTGGACCCAAACCAGAAGCCTCtgcaaagcttccttccagaccTGCGGATAACTATGACAACTTTGTCCTACCAGAGTTGCCATCTGTGCCAGACACACTACCAACTGCATCTGCTGGTGCCAGCACCTCAGCATCTGAAGACATTGACTTTGATGATCTTTCCCGGAGGTTTGAagagctgaaaaagaaaacatag